Sequence from the Tripterygium wilfordii isolate XIE 37 chromosome 10, ASM1340144v1, whole genome shotgun sequence genome:
GGTTTATTAAAAACTTTAGTATCATAGCTGCTCCTATTACTGAATGCCTGAAGAAGGGGAAATTTAATTGGGGTGAGACACAAGAACAAAGTTTTGCCTTGATTAAAGAAAAGCTAAGTACAGCACCCGTATTGGCATTACCTAATTTTGATAAGTTGTTTGAGGTGGAATGTGATGCTAGTGGAGTTGGTATAGGTGCTGTTTTGTCACAAGAAAAGAGACCAATTGCTTTCTTTAGTGAGAAATTGTGTGATTCAAGGCAGAAGTGGTCTACTTATGATAAAGAGTTCTATGCGGTTGTAAGGGCATTGAAGATTTGGGAGCATTATTTGATTGCTAAGGAGTTTGTTCTCTATACGGATCATCAAGCTCTCAAATTTTTGGGGAATCAAAAGCAATTGAGTAGTAATATGCATGCTAGATGGTCAGCTTTCCTTGATAAATTTCCTTATAAATTGATCCATAAACCGGGACAACAAAATATAGTAGctgatgcattgagtagaagGATTACTTTGATGAAAACTCTCAGAATGgatattactgggtttgatagtttAAAGGagctatatgttgatgataaaGATTTTAAGAAGATCTGGGAGTTGTGTACAAACCAGCAGCCATGTGATGATTTCTTTATTCATGAGGGGTTTCTTATGAAGGGTGAACAACTTTGTCTTCCAGGTACATCACTTCGTGAGAAAGTCATTAGAGAATTGCATGGTGGAGGTTTAGCAGGACACCTTGGAAGGGACAAAACTCTTGAAGCTGTTAAGGGAAGATATTATTGGCCAAAATTGAGGAGAGATGTCACAAACATTGTAGCAAGGTGTTATGTATGTCAGGCAGCTAAGGGACAAACCCAAAACACAGGACTTTACATGCCTCTGCCAGTTCCAAATGCTATTTGGGAAGACCTTTCAATGGATTTTGTGTTGGGTTTACCGCGAACTCAACGAGGTATGGATTCTGTATTTGTTGTGGTTGACAGGTTTTCCAAGATGGCGCACTTTTTGCCATGTAAGAAAACCGCGGATGCTACTGCAACAGCCAAGCTATTTTTCAGGGAGGTTGTAAGACTTCATGGGGTACCAAAGACCATTACATCTGATCGTGACACCAAATTCCTTAGTCACTTTTGGATCACTTTGTGGAGGATGTTTGACTCTTCTCTGAACTTCAGCAGTACCGCACATCCGCAAACAGATGGCCAAACTGAGGTTGTCAATCGAACCTTGGGAAATTTAATCCGAAGTATTTGCATGGACAGGCCGAAGCAATGGGACTTTGCCATCGCACAAGCGGAGTTTGCATACAATAATGCTGTTCACAGTGCTACAGGTAGATCTCCATTCTCCATAGTATATGCAAAAGCCCCTAATCATGCATTGGATTTGGTGAAGTTGCCAAAGCTCCCAGGGGTTAGTGCTACAGCAGAGGATCTTGCCAAGCAAATTCAGGCGGTTCAAGAAGATGTGAAGGCCAAGCTTAAAAGTACCAATGCAAAATACAAATTGGCAGCAGATAAACATAGACGGTTTAAGATCTTTGAGGTGGGAGACAATGTCATGGTATTCCTCAGTAAAGCAAGGTTATCAGCTGGAGCATATCATAAACTGAAGCAGAAGAAATATGGGCCATTCAAAATTATCAGGAAGATTAATGACAATTCCTATGTTATTGATCTACCCAGCTGGATGGGAAATATCTCCAAGACTTTTAATGTTGCTGATCTATACCAATATGTACCAGATGGTGGGCTTGGCTATCCTGATCATCACTCGGGGTTGAATTCTTCACAAGTGGAGGTGAATGATGAGGCATCAAGTCAGCAAAAGAAGACGAAAGGGCTGGAGACTCTGGAAGCTTGAATTAAACCTGTTGgctttaattaatttcttttaattgtTATTTACTATTTTGCCATTTAAACCCTACATATAAATAGGTTGTGTTAGGACTGTTGGGGCAGACTTTTATTCTCGATTTTCTTCTCTTAACTAGAAGACGACAGTTCTTCAACTATTGGGATTCTGTGTTGAATCTTGTTTCTCTGAGGGTTCGATCGTGTTAGAATCCTATATTTTGCTAGTGCTATATCACTTTCCATGTCTTATATTTAGCAAGGCTCCCAAAATAAAACCACAATTGCATAAACAAGTAGTGAATTAACAAACAAAGCATTCGTTAGCACAAAGTATGCAACAGTCCAGCCACACAATCAAAATTCAGAAGAGGAAACACACAGAAGCAGCTCCCGAAAACACTGTCGATTGCCAGTATTGGTTGACTACATTGACCATAATAATTACTACATGAATTCCTTACTAAATATATGAGCAACAATGTTGGGTGCCAACAAATTCTATTCATTTCTTACTAGTTTAAGAAATGAATAAGAAGGCCCAACAAGTTCTGGCATTAAAACCAGACATCAATTCACACACATGTTCAAATAACACAAGTAATGCATTAACTAAGGAGCATTCAATCAACATGCATAACACAACCTCTATGAACAAAAATAACGCAAACCccacaaaaaccctaaaaccatttATTAACAATAAATTCGCACAACTTCGACATTGCACCCAATTCTAGAGTTTCTAGAACACGGGAAAAACAGAAATAAAACCTAAATTCAAACCCAATCACCTCAATTGAGACCACAAGTACAAAATTGGGAGCTAGGGCACGACTCTGGGACAACTAATTTACCTCTTTCACgcacttttctctctcctaggGTTTTGAAGTCGTGAAAAACGAGCCTCAATCGAAATGATCAAAGTTTGACCTAGAACACAGCACCTCGCTGCAAATGTCAGCCATGAGAACGTGATTACGTCGCGCTCCGTTATCTATATCTCTAAAACGTGCCTTCTATTTTGCGTttgtctccctctccctctatATGGGTTTTTTTGGGTGCTATTTCTCTCTCCAGCTTTGGTTTTCTTCGGGGGTTGTAGGGGGGCACTATGCGACCTCTGCGAGTTGTAGTGGGCTTGGGTTTTTTACatgaagaagacgaagaagaggGAGAAGGGGGCCTTGCGAATATTGGTCCAATTGTGGGCTTTATATAATTATCTACCGTTTATGTTTTTACAGTAGTCAATGTTAAATGCTAGCTTTCTGCTTTTTTGTGGGGGTGCAAAAAGGAAGATGACGAATCTCCTAAATACCAATAGGATTATGGTTGTGGCGGTTAGATCGGTTTTCCGAGTGTTCGCTGGATCCTTATTAACATATATTTAATAATAACAAATCAATCGATCAGCTCGGTTTGACATAGTTTTTTGGACAACCCTAATTGTTTCTTcttagtctttttttttaattgtattttgaaatatcattgagaaatatgtttgtgaTTGATCGAACATTGAATACACATATGTTCTATCTCTAGTAATCTCATATAATtgcctttttttattatttttttcaataattgagAACGATCCATACAAGTTAAAGTTCGACCAAAGCGGAGCGCGTGTCATAAGGATATTGCTTCTAATGAAAATCAAACGCAAAACTATCTGAGTCCATATCATTTAGCTCGAAAGAGATTCATCACTAGGTTATCACCTAAATAGTGTATTCCAATTTATGCAAGATATTCCATCATGTATAAGATTTGTCACATTAATTGGGACACTgacatttattttttcaattttttaaacaAGCTATTAAATCCTAACTGGatcataatatattaatatttcctctttttcgattacaaacaaaaaacaataatcTCCTCAAAAAGAACAATAACTATATATAatatttcgaaaaaaaaaacaataactgTATATAAGGAATATcatcaaatatatattgaaTGAATTTAGGAGATAGCTATTgtaaaatattaattacataATTTTCCTAAAAATTTACTTTATTATCTTAGTATTACTATTTGAGTATATTTTACCCACGAGAACCACGAGTAACTCAACTGACATTTATGTGTGTACTATCTTATAAAAGTCTCAGATTCGAGCCTCCTTATCCCCTTCCATTGtattaaaagaaaacatattttaccaacatatcaaaagtAAAACCGAAATCCTAACCTAAATAGTATTTTTTATCCCCTTCCCctatattaaaaaaacacatattttaccaacatatcaaaagtAAAACCGAAATCCTAacctaaataattaaaattagtaCGAAGAGGAGGAAAAATACAGTAACATTAACTTTGAATGCTAACTTCTCAAAATAAATTGTATAATTAAAAAGGATTAAGATAATGTTAGATATTCACAAAGGTTCACGAATAGTCAAGAGCATGCTTTTCCCCgaagggaaacaaaaaaaaaaatcaatgggaaGAAAAGGCAAAAACACTAAAAGTACATATTGAGTGGCAAGTGAAAAGTTCATAAACAACTTTCCCTGTTTCCATTCCACCAttgatgaataaaataaaatttgcttATCTATTGATTTCTAGCATTATCTACAGGAAGTTGTGAATCTGATGCCACATTTAATAACCCTTTTAACAGAATTGGAAAATAAGGATAAGAGATGCCTTTTTCCAGTGAAGGAATCATCGTACCAGGAGCTGAAATTTTCAAACTGCATTCATGTAGGTTCTTTGCAAATGAGAACAGATAGTTCCATTCCTTTACAGATCAAAACTATCAAAGATATGGTTCCTTGCATAACCCGAAAAAATTCGAAGACATGTGTTATTGTTCTCTGTGATTACATCTCATCTAATTTACTAATATTCACAGCCAAGTACAAGAAAACAGGATCAATGACCGATGCAATATCGTCGATGTCAAAAATCtggcttcttcttctccaatcgAGGTTTTTGTGCCGATGCAACAAGATCCTTGAGCTCCTTTACATGGCTAGTCATATGACTCCTGGAATAAGCTTTAATCATGGTTCTATATGTTATCTTATCAGGCTTGCATCCCTTTTGCTCCATCATCTTAAGCACTCCTTTCATCTCTGCAAGGCATCCCATCGTTCCATATGCATCCACCAGACAATTGAAAAAGACAGTGTCCAGTGTTACATCTGAGTTTTCAATAAACCGCAAGACGCCCCCAATTTTTGCCAGTTTCCCTGCTTGACCATAAGCCCTCACAAGAGAGCAAAGTGTAACACAGCTTGGCTTTATCCTCTCTGAACACATTAGCCTAAACAAGTACTCCATCTGCTTTAAATCACCTGCCCTCCCAAATGCATCTATCACTACATTGTAGGTCACAATCGTCCACGAATAGTGATATTTCTGCATGAATTCCATCACAGAACCCATTTTCTCATAATTCCCAACTTTACCGTAGGAGTCTAAAAGAATGTTGAAAGTTTTGATGTTGGGCTGAATCCCAGCACCCTGAAACTTATCATAGCACCTTTCCATCATTTCTATTTGCCCACTGTTACCAAAGGCTCTGAGTGTAGAATTCATGGTCCAGACATCTGGCTCACAGCCTCGCTCACTGAGCATCTTAACAAGTGTTGATTCCATCTGCAAAAACCTTTTTTtggcaaataaaaaatttgttacTCTTCTTCACTTGAAATAAAATGCCTACACTTAACCACCGAGAATATTACAGGTGATAGAAAGACTGGTATCGTCACTTGTTCAAAGTGATTGAAGGAAAGGAAACTCAGTCCTAGAGCAAGAAGTAGAGGAAGTATATCACGTATAACagtttaatttttttagcaAAATGGTCATGCAAGTGGAAATGATGACTGCAACTCACCAACCAAATCTCTTCCATTGGAaagaatttaaataaatattccACCTGAAGAGAAATCTTAGCAATGTTTCTAAAGTGGCTATCTACAAATTCAACGGGCCAAAAAACAgcaaactagcaaagttaataTGAAGTACTACCCAGTTCAATTAGATTCTCAAAACAGCTGGAGAATTCAATAATATGAAAGGATTCGGAACGGGAACATACAATTTTGCTTTCCCATATGCATCGATGAGGGTGTTGTAGGTGACAGTGTTGGGTCTGATTCTGTTAGATGCCATATCAGACAGCAAGGCCTGAACTTTATCAAAGGCAAAAACTTGGAGACATGATTTTATGAGTATTGAATAAGTATGGACATCAGGCATACAATCAGGG
This genomic interval carries:
- the LOC120006997 gene encoding pentatricopeptide repeat-containing protein At5g48730, chloroplastic → MALLSGPNHPLPPAINRSLPTNSKPARTTYLHVSKQEPPLSLSGHDIDAAEIEEKWMEDLQKQQKKEDRERKEAVNRKIASRKAISIILRREATKVIIEKKRGPNNSKKLLPRTVLEALHERITALRWESALKVFELLREQLWYEPNSGVYIKLFVMLGKCKQPEKARELFHLMIDEGCDVSQESYTALLSAYSRSGLFDEAFMLLEEMKNTPDCMPDVHTYSILIKSCLQVFAFDKVQALLSDMASNRIRPNTVTYNTLIDAYGKAKLFLQMESTLVKMLSERGCEPDVWTMNSTLRAFGNSGQIEMMERCYDKFQGAGIQPNIKTFNILLDSYGKVGNYEKMGSVMEFMQKYHYSWTIVTYNVVIDAFGRAGDLKQMEYLFRLMCSERIKPSCVTLCSLVRAYGQAGKLAKIGGVLRFIENSDVTLDTVFFNCLVDAYGTMGCLAEMKGVLKMMEQKGCKPDKITYRTMIKAYSRSHMTSHVKELKDLVASAQKPRLEKKKPDF